agcatgtttttgtttactcagcaatttttttactttcgttGAGTTAGTGCAGCACCAACCAATGTTTGCGTAATTTAAGTAGCAgtgaattaaagaaaagtatagGTTTTTCAAacaagatagatttaaaaactgtttgGCTTTGTACAATATACccaaattttttgatattttattttcaattagtcCTATGTGGTCTTTCCAGGTTACATTTTCATCTAACAACacgcctaaaaactttattgattgttctctttttattagtttattatcaataaacaGATCCGGTAGTTTTAGGGGaatatatgcttttttatgaagacgatggaacaaagtgtatttagttttattgatgtttaaaGACAGTTTGTTTGACTTAAACCATTGGGTTAATTTTTCAACATCAGAAGGATCACCTAATTTTAATATTGGAATGATTAATGAAACATGAACATTAATGAAACAAAAGATGTCATTCGTAGcttcagactttttttttttgtattacttcAACTAATACTTTACTAAATGATTTTAGgtttgacaattttttgtttataatgatttttttatatctacaAGCCCGTAGGAACCGGGGGCTCAGTTGCCCCTCCtcctcaaaataatttttggaatCGAAAATGAGAAAACGATTATACGATAATTAACTCTCAAGGGGTTGAACTTTCTCCAGTAGTATTTCCCCCCTAATAAAAATTTCGTTGCTACGGACCTGATCTATagcataagaaaaataataaaattactatatatataaatattagaattaaaataaagatgttgACAAACTCTAAGAGTTTCTAATAAACAGAGGCCAATTAAAGAATTTGGAGCCCATAGGCTGATTTTTCAATAACGCTTCCTTCGCCCAGGCAACTCGTTTATATGAAACTAGTGCTAGATACCttaaaatcaaaagaaactATTAGTACTAGTTACCCCTTTTTAACGAGTAACTTGTTATATTTAGAGTTCGCCGAtaacttctttattttgttaagaAACTTTTAGTTCTAGATTAGGGGAAAACGCCTTACAATAAAAAGCATAGTTGTTtcttagtaaaaattttattgtgcattttaTTTTCAGCAATATTACAATGGAATTGTTAcacatttacataaaataaatttgatatcttttttgtcgttttgtttaaaaatatcaaaaatataaaagtccTGCACATCCAGTAGTATTTTGTGCGGTGTATTATTAAGTAGTATTAAATGCGGTGAAATAATGCGGGATCCCGCGTGATTGCAATccctatatttatttttaatacatgtgTCAACCATCTTTCGGCATataatctatattttaaactttatttcatgagtgcaatattattattaaatgcaaTGTTGGGTAAAAAATGTTCTCATGATAAATGGATTAAAGGTACCGCTTTGAAGTTTTCACagaaaaaaggttatttttgtataagaaacactatagttataattttaaaaagttgttaaatacCTTCATAAATTATGAAggtatttaacaattttttgaaattataacaATAGTGATTCTTATGACGTAATGgagtttttaacaactttttaaaattataataaagttcattataattataaaatttttaagacctTTTATTTACtcacaaatataatatattaaatcattAATTGAAATTGCTTGCTTCGTGATTCTTAGTATAAATTCTCCCCAATagtcttttttgtttaacaatctgTTATTGATGCCTGTTATTGATcgtacaatttataaaataatttacgtttaataaaagttattaatggtattataaactaattactTTCTTTGgcaaaaatagaaatatttaaatacattaatagaaaaataaaatacaaatattaaacttaacttacatataaaatattttttttaaatataaatcgtAGATATCAACGttaatttaacatataaaaaaaccttgatatattaaatattctTGAAGcaagttatatttgttttattaaactttttgcttaattttaattaacattatttaattaatcagttccaaatattaatttacaaactacttcattaaataatgttttacttattatgctatatatactatatgttTTACTATTATGCTCTAATAGTgactttttattcaataaaatttgtatagATTCTCCTTTTTGATGAAttctttgatgaaaaaaaaatagtaaagaaacCCTTTAATTCttcaaaacttgtaaaaaacatttttcttttaaagtttttttgttaatagaaCTTACTATTATATGCTCATCACTCTGAAATATGCATTtgtttcattcttttttttttgtaggtttAAAGTTTTTCGACGCTCATTGTTTATTCTTGTTCTAATTTTGTGCAGATCAACATTGTAGCGCTTGCTGAATTCTTTCATATgctttaattctttaaaataaaatttttataattatgttaaaataaaattgttgcgATCATTGGGAAAGTGCTTCCTTGATAGGATTAGATATTTTTTGTGGAAACGATAATACCTTCATAGAAAACCCTCTAACTTTTTTAAGCTAATAAAATTTTGCAGGGTTTTAGTTGAAGGTGCACCGGATAATGAACCATTCCTCAagttctataagtgtttatAAAGTGAAAACAAGTCTTGCAAGTCTATTATAAATGGGTTTGagaacttgttttaaaaaatcagttaagAACCGGTATAACATTGATAAATGTGCTGATAATGtacccaaaatatattttatagctgatttttttaattgttctatatcaggttttaactgattttttttttaattcttgaataCTGTTGTTTCTAGTAGATTTGCACTacttgtttttactttataaacacttataaaaaaaagttgacatatttataaacacttataaaaaaaagttgacatatttataaacacttataaaaaaaagttgacatatttataaacacttataaaaaaaagttgacatatttataaacacttataaaaaaaagttgacatatttataaacacttataaaaaaaagttgacatatttataaacacttataaaaaaaagttgacatatttataaacacttataaaaaaaagttgacatatttataaacacttataaaaaaaagttgacatatttataaacacttataaaaaaaagttgacatatttataaacacttaTAGACCTTGAGAAAAgttgacatatttataaacacttaTAGACCTTGAGAAAAgttgacatatttataaacacttaTAGACCTTGAGAAAAgttgacatatttataaacacttaTAGACCTTGAGAAAAgttgacatatttataaacacttaTAGACCTTGAGAAAAgttgacatatttataaacacttaTAGACTTTGAGAAAAgttgacatatttataaacacttaTAGACCTTGAGAAAAGTTGACATATTTAGGAGACATATTACAATTAACTTAAAGTATAAACATTGCATTTTAAAATGACCTGGAAAACAGTTCTGGTTTACACCATTATTAAATGAGCCGAATGCACAGTCAAAATGATTTACTTGATATGTGTTCCATTGAAAGCATGAACgacctaaaatataaatatgttctGTTAAAGAGACTACCAAGtccaaaaatatatagatatataatatatataaaatagttatgacAATGTTTATTCTTTCGCTCTTAATTAATTAGTGAATTAATCATGTTgtagagaatatttttttgagtaagatgatgtaaaattttatttttaaataaaaaaaaattgttttaataaaacaattttttaataaaaaaagttttcaagtGCGTAATAagcttttgataattttttttaaaaagtcaactttttttagttatcaagtttaatttccaagagttgaaaaaaaattcttagaaattaaatttgatatcattgaacttaaaaacttaactGGTACAACTTTTTACGCTAACAAgaaccttttttcaaaattaaatttgctattcaagaaaaaaagttatgagttaAAAAGGAATATGGATTTGAATGAAATACGCCaataataagtgaaaaaattGCTCACTTTTAAAAGctgcttttattatttaattaagtctcaagTGACCAATCAATCTCTATAgattttttgtatacattttaaatcaatcaTTGTTCAATTTATTCTAATATTACATCTATCatcacaaaaatgaatttttatttggttgcttttttatttgtttgtattaattgtttttttaattgatactgttagttgctttttgttttttgctggctttttgttttttgctgttaagtgttttaattacACGTAGATCTGCGTATTTCAATCTCCCCGAATTTCATGGTAGAGTTGATATTCTATACaacttctacaaatatttttccagtaaaaatgaatatattaaaatccTTAACTATTTCATTTTACTCTATATTTTGCTGCGTCAGACTTTCTTTGACTAggtaaagaaattaattttaattgttttacgTTCATTACTAGGTCTTGAAAATAACATCGCTGATCTTTcagttttcttttaataaaagatttttaaaaaaataaaagttaatttagaccgcaatcttatttttttattttttttagtttaaactgttaaaaaagttttatttgaaattgaactaagactttttataattttttatttactactttatGATAAGGCctgatattaaatattatgtaaaagtAAGCGTATTTAATCAGGCTTGGTTGGTAAGTGTGCAATTGCACTTTATTCCTGGCCATACATATAATATTCAGTTGCCACCACTTGGCCacagttttttagattttttgagaACACtcatatttatgtatgtaaagTTGATGTATTTTCCATGTTTTTCCGGAAAATGATGAGTTCTAAATAAGTTCCCGCTAAAAGAATTAACTTCATAACTTAAATCTTttctaatatgttttttatattatcaaatgctttaaaagcatttgcttatgtaaaaatgtttttatattttaaaagcaatcgctaatgtaaaaacatttgattagaaatgattaaagttataaaagtttctttagcctgtatttaaaaacttttcgtATATAGATAAACTACTttcataaacttgaatgttctcaaaacatcttggtgcaaaggaaaagtataaagaatattcgcgaacactaaaaaccagTCAAATCAACgaacaaacaaattctattggttcaaaaaatacactgactaagtgaaataaagttctagaatGTTCTGtagaaactttcttaaaaaaagtattccttgagttttgtttttgttgtgatttttagtgtaaatggttataaagtatattatcaaaaaaactattattttaatacttaagCTCATTAGGTAATAATCATCATTAGCCACATCTATTAGGtcgtaaaagtttaaaatctttattaattgtatacaaaaatgaatattttaaattatcaaagttttgttaagtttttatacatttttatttttattagtatatactaaaatgttaaaaaaaaatcctataaaaaactaaaatatattattttttataggatttttttttaacattttaaagatacTGCTAAATGAAAAGAATGTTTTGATATTACCAAAGTAACTGAATGATTTAATTGTTTCTGTTTTCATCTTActattaagaattttttcaaatatgttaataaaaaactttgcgAGCTACGCAAAGcatgaaattgttaaaaaaagcaacttttatttatctattacaTAACTCAACTagcatttgttttattagaatattgttgaaataaaacatgagtatataaattaaaataaatctattacacttttttattattattatttaacattttttttaagtcaatatACACTTGGGCAACTATGCCGCGTcagtaaaaccaaaatatatttactataatacattaaatttttttaaattcagataaCTTTTTGTCGTTGGACAAAAAACCGACCCTTTTTCAAATGCTTGACTATGCCAtgataatctttataaattagtgATATTAGTTATTGCtgaatctttttcttttattgaaaaagtatagaaaactCTCATTACCAATAGTAATGAGAGTTTTCTATACTTTGCAGGACTTTATTTACTGGACTTTTAGTAGTTGATAAATAAAACGAAACAGGAACAGAATGCCATCGTGGTCAGGAACAGAGTGCGATCGCGCACTTTTCCCAACCAAGCCTGTATTAACATTAGTTTTGGTAAATAAACCCTCCCTCTATCTGTTTTTATACCCCTCCCTCTATGCGGGTGGAGGTCACTTgctgtaaaaaactttttgcagttttttgttagttctttaaaagtttattcCAGCCGAGTGTCTGTTTTTgctgcattataaaaaatacatgttcAAAAGCgtgttttttatatacaattgtaCTTgcaatctatattttaaaaattattagagtgtttttaacttattttttcaaaatattctttttatttaactatagaaaaattttgataaaattaaaatccatGTTTTATCCATgccatgatttttttaaatatttataatataatattttttaataatataatataaatatactaaatattttatttaaatcatatcaTGTAGggcagttttaaaaaacattaatactttttttcatattatctaacttcaattaatatataagttacaatataaatttaatagtatatTTAGGTTATATTATAGATACCAGTGTTGCTTTCAGCTTCTTTATTGTGTtggaaatctgttttttttctttttttcatctaaacctgttattttaaaaaagatatacaattaagtgaaaaaatttttttaagggatTCTATAATCACAAGAATGTTACTACCATTgttactatttaattattaatttaccCGATTCATTTTCCTCGTCTAAGTTGACTCTTTTGTTCGTTTTCCACCCTAAGATTgcaaaataatacttttataaaatagagTGAGAAGGATTAGAGAAAATAGAGTGAGCAGGATTCTTAGGCTTTTTAATCATATTATACAAATCTGGaaagaacttaatttttattatacttactGTATAAAGTATCAGTATTTTTTCCATCCTCAGTTGAGTTGTTTGTGTTTTCCTTCAggtctatttttaaatttatattttttatttcattaaattatttatagttgtaaagtactcaaataaaacagtaaactattataataaaaataatttttaatattaaccaTCATTATTATTTGCTGTTGATGTTTGAAGCAACCTTTTGTTTacctttgaaataaaatttcacagaaaaataattcaaccaTTCTCTATCATTGATCATTCCATATCATTTAATGGACCAAGGTGTTAAGggttaacaattaaatttaaaaaaaaactcaacccTGAAAATCTCAGTTTGATTGAATCTATTCAAATGTTCTTATCGAATCAATATTAAactatgaaattttatataatatatagtttttcaCCTAAATAAtccattatttaatttttttttgtgtgtgactGATTTCAAGCAATTTCGTAGATATTGCCAACCcatgttgtaaaaaatgttgcgttcatattaaagagaatgttggAAGCAATGTTTtatagcaaattaaaaataaatattaaatgtatataaaaactttattgttttattcaaggctcgtcttctccattttagCACAGAATTTTAGTCTTTATAATATATCCTTTTACAGACGCAATTGACTTGATAATTAATTCAAGCACATTTAATTCCTAAGAGTTTTAGTTTCTCATTAAGGTTTTTTTCATAGTTTCCATTTTAGTATTGTATCAAAGTCTGTATAATATATGCTCTTTTATAgacgcaatctacagacttaataatttattgtaaacacATAAATTCCTTCCATTTTTAGTATTTGATGTAAGCTTTTTGTGGTTTGTAGATTTTTGagagtaaatttaaaaaaatgtcttcttACATTCTACaaaatgttgtttatatattttattttataatcaaatttatCCTAATTTGTTAAATCTACTTTATCTAATAATCTCAAAAAGAGGCACACGACAATTAGGAGAATTATCTAGAAGTtatctataaaaacaaaacaattgttttttaaacaaaaaaaatttaaatataaaaatcatgaCTGACTTAGAGAGCACATAAAGAGTAGTAGACACATTTGCTGTTGGTATGGGTTGGACCAGGATTTGGTCAAGGTTAAGGTAGTTAATGTCcgtttaaaatacaattatagaATTGGTTTgttaagtttcttattttaataatttttgttaaagtttattCATATTTTCTGATACTAAATAAGTCACAAGAAGCTAATTTGAGCTAATTTTTGTAACTGAATTTTGGGAAGATTTcttcttcaattattttaagattgatttaattataatttttgaatgggTTGTTCAATCAAGGTAATTTTTCTGGGttctattttttacataaaatctgCAAGATCCGAGATGATAcccataaaatcttttaaaagcaaTGTGATTTCATATGAAATAACcttgtatttaaatatacattccagtttcattttgttgttattgtttatttaaatcataaacaatttttttgatgtaataaaactataataatgaaatttaaaaatgtaataaaaaaaaattaaaaccatcaGAAGTTGGAGCTTGAAGCACAGTTCTGTTAACAACCTTATGTTTAccttaaataaagataaaaattaaattcaaatctgcaaaaaaaaatcatttaatgacTTTAATTACTTTAGAATCAAGTAAATAAAGAAGCTTTACCTTTTTCAATATCAATCAAATGTCGACCAACTTTAGTTATTTCAAGTAAAGCTGATGGAACTTGATAAACATTTTGATTAATATCTTTGCTATGGCCCATATGTTGGTAAAACAGCTCTCTGTCTTGAGGAGGTAAATCCATAATTGCAAATAATGTACTTACTTTTTTGCGGTTAGCTGTTGCGGTAAGTTTGTTaggatattttaatttatctttaatttttgtgcATAAAAAAATGCAGTGCATGCCAACCTGATAcatgattt
The nucleotide sequence above comes from Hydra vulgaris chromosome 09, alternate assembly HydraT2T_AEP. Encoded proteins:
- the LOC136084687 gene encoding uncharacterized protein LOC136084687 isoform X2, which gives rise to MYQVGMHCIFLCTKIKDKLKYPNKLTATANRKKVSTLFAIMDLPPQDRELFYQHMGHSKDINQNVYQVPSALLEITKVGRHLIDIEKGKHKVVNRTVLQAPTSDGWKTNKRVNLDEENESGLDEKKKKNRFPTQ
- the LOC136084687 gene encoding uncharacterized protein LOC136084687 isoform X1; translation: MYQVGMHCIFLCTKIKDKLKYPNKLTATANRKKVSTLFAIMDLPPQDRELFYQHMGHSKDINQNVYQVPSALLEITKVGRHLIDIEKGKHKVVNRTVLQAPTSDDLKENTNNSTEDGKNTDTLYRWKTNKRVNLDEENESGLDEKKKKNRFPTQ